Genomic segment of Sebastes umbrosus isolate fSebUmb1 chromosome 22, fSebUmb1.pri, whole genome shotgun sequence:
GATTATATTTGTAGTTGTCGTTGCAGGATATTGGTCTTTGCTTTTTGGTTCAAGCCTTTATTATCTTCTTCCCTTTCCTGTAGATACTGATGACATTAGTGAAGAAACTGAGGAAACCATTGATCAAGTAGCGGTCCTGACCTCCAACGTCCTCTTCTTCGTTGTCATGTTCATCTTTGCTGTCTTTGAGACGTAAGTATTTCATTACAGACTACTGAGGCAGACAAGCTAGAATATAACTCGGTtatataaagtttaaaaaatgtgaccgtatatttttgttatttttcagaaTTGCCACCCCTTTGTCCATGGACATGTTCGCTTGGACAAGGAAAGAAGCGGTGTTATACAACGGCATCATCATCTGCGGCATTGGATTTCAATCCGTTCTGGTGTTTCTAGTTGTGAAAGTGGCCTCTCAAAGGTACCGACCCTCATGCATGTATGGATTAGATAGAAATATATTTCAACATAgagctgggcgataattcaatatgataatttatcatctttcaattgaatatcgtgatgaaatcagatatcgtgatacacaattacgttgtctaaattgataataacaagcacatactaactgaaatttctcagaaaatctgatttttttaggGAAAAGTTCTATCATTTgaagattgtggttttgtttttacatcaccACTCAGATCAATGTGATTAACAAACTGGACTCCAACTGTCAACCAGTCACCAGCTTCTCTAACCTCTAAGCTCCATTAACCCAGAATATAATAGTGCATACAGCTCATGGCAGGGTTCTCTCTGCAGAATGACGGCAGAGGTAATGTGTAAAAGTTCACTTTGAACCCAAATGTTGGTTAAAATACATTGTGAGTAGTGTTTTCTAACAGCAGTGTGCAggatgttttcattcattcattcagctttATTGTTCACCTCCTGCCTGCCCTTTGCTTATGGGAATACCCCAGTGtagttaaatcaaactattgttTAATCTCTTTACTCTGTagttgtgtgcatgcatgtaaacattgtcattgtatagctggaaatattcatttttttctctataattccACTTGAAAGTGTTAGGttaattaaaagagaaaatactcagtacctttcatttttcaagtatttaattcacacaggagtatatcaaaataggctttaccatttcatatgctatttatttattgaattgccagaaaacatgctacctcttgatatatattgttatcgagatatgaaatgaccgaTATCAGGATTTATGCCATATCCCCCAGCCCTACTTCAATGTCAAACATTCATAATGATTAACCAAATTTATTATTTCCTTTCAGGGTCGGGGATCGCCCTGTGTTTCTAGCAGGCTTGGCCATTATATTCTGTGGCTTTTTTATGCTGCTTCCATGGGGAAATCATTACCCTAAAATCCAGTGGGCAGGTATACACTGTTTTAATTGCACAGATTGATTCTGTTTCCTCTGTTGAGTAATTAATTGCCTGTTTGGCTCTTTTTTGATTGGAATATTACTGTTGGGACCTTTTGACTTTGataatttgaattttttttttacagatttttaaaTGTCCTAGTGTTTGTAGTGGTGACAATTCGAGTTACACTGGATAACTGTTGAACATTAGCAGTATGGCTGAGAATCCAAGTGTTCAggttctgcttttcttttcaaaatacagaCCTCAAAAACCACTCTTTGGTCAGTGAAATATCTAAAGACACGATAGCCTCCAACAACTCTTTAGAGCCGACAGGCTGCCCGTATGAACAGACCTGGTGCCAGTATACTCCTGCCATCAATCTGGCCCAGTACATCTCAGCTGACATCCTCATCGGGGTGGGATACCCGGCCTGCAACGTGATGTCCTACACACTGTATTCCAAAATCCTCGGACCCAAACCTCAGGTAAGAAGACTGGAGGGTAGTGGTTAATTATTAGGGTGCTTTAAACCACTTTGAATGTGCCTATACAtacatttctcaaaatgttgttttactttgaaactTCATAAAATGATTATATCAAATGAATGCATCTTCTGAGAACCCAGAGTGTGGATGTTTCCTGTTGCTTTCTGCAGGGTGTGTACATGGGGTGGTTGACAGCGTCAGGGAGCGGAGCGCGGACGTTGGGCCCAGTCTTCGTCTCCCAGGCCTATACCCTCCTGGGACCCCGCTGGGCCTTCAGCCTCATCTGTGGCATGGTGGTAGGGtccatcatcctcctctgctGTGCTTACCACAGACTCATCTCCTTTTCTGTACGCCACGGAAGGACTATAGAATAACAAGTGAAGATTCCCACTGGAGAGACGGAT
This window contains:
- the mfsd8 gene encoding major facilitator superfamily domain-containing protein 8, which encodes MSQFADADDTTPLLRDDASSDGSQDGDYKSRWRSIRVMYFTMFLSSVGFTIVITSLWPYLQKIDDGANASFLGWVVAAYSLGQMLASPIFGLWSNYRPRREPLVCSIVINLSANIYYAYAYLPSTNNKFHLLMSRAFVGFGAGNVAVVRSYVAGATSLKERTSAMANMSACQALGFILGPALQACLSFIGEHGVTVKGIDLQLNMYTAPALLAAAFGLVNILLVVFLLREHRVDDHGRHVPAINYTSEDTDDISEETEETIDQVAVLTSNVLFFVVMFIFAVFETIATPLSMDMFAWTRKEAVLYNGIIICGIGFQSVLVFLVVKVASQRVGDRPVFLAGLAIIFCGFFMLLPWGNHYPKIQWADLKNHSLVSEISKDTIASNNSLEPTGCPYEQTWCQYTPAINLAQYISADILIGVGYPACNVMSYTLYSKILGPKPQGVYMGWLTASGSGARTLGPVFVSQAYTLLGPRWAFSLICGMVVGSIILLCCAYHRLISFSVRHGRTIE